From the Cryptosporidium parvum Iowa II chromosome 2, whole genome shotgun sequence genome, one window contains:
- a CDS encoding hypothetical protein (with a signal peptide and possible paralog in cryptosporidium) encodes MFLRIALFILAFIGIFNSNSSFVKSPYKNYEFKYVQYFESFSFLKIKASAPTSGFCEKCGSRIYRVGCLCSSIGNHREGPNPSSSVEDSHSGRRDSNSRKDSKSRRDSKSRKDSKSRKDSKSRTTSRSRSGSRSRSGSKSRSGSRSRSQSPKDSKEQTTSTTTQHPLSKIKDPAVKLRLKSEKSSGIQNFKSVINDIKASIDDLLSKLIMECSLLFTPQFSALDVEELKEELMEMLTGFAGLKFLRQSHIPFLMAKEELNKLQGKNGLTIEELEEMLELCLTISYTIIDDLASIFDKKAKIRELKQEIQILMDLN; translated from the coding sequence ATGTTTTTACGTATTGCCTTATTTATCCTTGCATTCATTGGTAtatttaatagtaattcttcttttgttAAAAGTCCGTACAAAAATTATGAGTTTAAATACGTCCAATACTTTGAAAGTTTCTCattcttgaaaattaaAGCTTCAGCTCCTACTTCGGGGTTTTGTGAAAAGTGTGGCTCCAGAATATACAGAGTAGGCTGCCTCTGTTCTTCTATCGGAAATCATAGAGAAGGACCAAATCCTAGTAGTTCAGTGGAAGATAGTCATTCCGGAAGAAGAGACTCAAATTCTAGAAAAGATTCTAAATCTAGAAGAGATTCCAAATCTAGAAAGGATTCTAAATCTAGAAAGGATTCCAAATCTAGAACTACTTCTAGATCTAGAAGTGGCTCTAGATCTAGAAGTGGCTCTAAATCTAGAAGTGGCTCTAGATCTAGAAGTCAATCTCCTAAAGATTCCAAGGAACAGACTACTAGTACTACTACTCAACATCCATTatctaaaattaaagatCCTGCCGTGAAATTACGATTAAAATCCGAAAAAAGTTCCGGGATCCAGAACTTTAAGAGCgttattaatgatattaaagcTTCTATTGACGATCTACTTTCAAAACTTATCATGGAATGTTCTTTACTGTTTACCCCTCAATTCTCGGCATTAGATGTTGAAGAATTAAAGGAAGAACTTATGGAAATGTTGACTGGTTTTGCAGGTTTGAAATTCCTTAGACAGTCACATATACCGTTTTTAATGGCTAAAGAAGAACTGAATAAATTACAAGGTAAAAATGGCTTAACAATTGAGGAGCTTGAGGAAATGCTTGAATTATGTTTAACAATATCCTATACAATAATTGACGACCTTGCATCCATTTTTGATAAGAAAGCAAAAATTAGAGaattaaaacaagaaattcaaatattaatggacttaaattga
- a CDS encoding possible RNA binding motif, signal peptide: MMKLLLLVFFIIYQFFFNSFFSNRVCLFETFKLIKENRNSQFMGISVLKLQANAPWPNRNKSCNCDSSSNSDSADLACNIHRHSHLSSPNTSETGRDSSRDNSRDNSRNNSRDNSRYNSRDNSRDNSRDNSRNNSRDNSRSSSNSSYRSRNNNLGESRATSNDKNNRRKSSLNAAHHSLGTMEFHFRNYSSKLSNFEERGRSLTRTRSRARNRSRTTAKGSSNRDKGASKNKTSRNTSRSASRNRSRGRNVTRGRSKSRNVSRSTSRNRDRSTSRNRDRSTSRNVSRSRSASRNRGRSKNVSRNRTGSRAGSRAGSRTRSRTRSRTRSRTRSRTRSRTGSRARSRNGGRARSRGRSRSYSKNSNSTSGGENPSTSAYSHEENQQEEQVQSESLLGHLELSEEQKLSSIETRIAIIKSYKESCLDIKSSNQHLFSGFVRDCRLFLSESFSNLLDLELLELLLELWSDLANSKSSNNETIFEILTVAEVLSRNVIAGLSLEELEEKRKHCKQIVTMLLNNAETYIESKLKISQLRKEIKYLSK; encoded by the coding sequence atgatgaaattattacttttggtattctttataatatatcagtttttttttaattcatttttttctaatagagtttgtttatttgaaacctttaaattaataaaagaaaatagaaattctCAATTTATGGGAATTTCTGTACTAAAACTTCAAGCAAATGCTCCTTGGCctaatagaaataaaagttGCAATTGTGATTCCAGCTCTAATTCGGATTCTGCTGACTTGGCATGTAATATTCATAGACATTCACATTTAAGTTCTCCAAATACAAGTGAAACTGGCAGAGATAGTAGCAGAGATAACAGCAGAGATAACAGTAGAAACAATAGCAGAGACAATAGCAGATACAATAGCAGAGATAACAGCAGAGATAACAGTAGAGACAATAGCAGAAACAATAGCAGAGATAACAGCAGATCCAGTTCCAATTCCAGTTACAGATctagaaataataacttaGGTGAAAGCCGAGCTACAagtaatgataaaaataatcgTAGAAAAAGTTCCTTAAACGCCGCTCATCATTCTTTAGGAACAATGGAGTTTCATTTTCGAAATTACTCGTCCAAGCTTTCTAACTTTGAGGAAAGGGGAAGAAGTTTAACTAGAACTAGAAGTAGAGCTAGAAATAGAAGTAGAACCACTGCTAAGGGAAGTAGCAATAGAGACAAAGGTGCgagtaaaaataaaactaGCAGGAACACAAGTAGAAGTGCAAGTAGGAATAGGAGTAGAGGTCGAAATGTAACTAGGGGTAGGAGTAAAAGTCGAAATGTAAGCAGAAGTACAAGTAGAAACAGGGATAGAAGTACGAGTAGAAATAGGGATAGGAGTACGAGTAGAAATGTAAGCAGGAGTAGGAGTGCAAGTAGAAACAGGGGCAGGAGCAAGAATGTGAGCAGAAATAGGACTGGGAGCAGGGCTGGGAGCAGGGCTGGGAGCAGGACTAGAAGCAGGACTAGAAGCAGGACTAGAAGCAGGACTAGAAGCAGGACTAGAAGCAGGACTGGGAGTAGGGCTAGGAGCAGGAATGGGGGCAGGGCCAGAAGTAGGGGTAGAAGTAGGAGCTACAGTAAAAACTCTAACAGTACTAGTGGTGGCGAAAACCCTAGTACTAGTGCTTATTCTCATGAAGAAAACCAACAGGAAGAACAAGTGCAATCAGAGTCGTTACTTGGCCACCTTGAGCTATCAGAAGAACAGAAATTGTCTTCGATTGAAACCAGAATTGCcattattaaaagttaCAAAGAGTCTTGTTTAGATATTAAGTCTTCAAACCAACATTTATTCTCTGGATTTGTTAGAGATTGTCGACTATTCTTGTCTGAAAGCTTTTCTAATTTACTTGATTTGGAGCTTTTGGAACTTTTATTAGAATTGTGGTCAGATTTGGCTAACAGCAAATCCTCAAATAACGAAactatttttgaaattttgaCTGTTGCGGAAGTTTTATCAAGGAATGTCATTGCTGGGTTATCTTTGGAAGAACTGGAAGAAAAGCGTAAGCATTGCAAACAAATTGTAACTATGCTTCTAAATAATGCAGAAACCTATATTGAATCAAAGCTGAAAATCAGTCAACtcagaaaagaaataaagtaTCTGAGTAAATAA
- a CDS encoding Cus1p U2 snRNP protein, translating into MNELLHVREKMEVNKEDEKKKVINEPIMKVNESQEDSVNKNKKKLEYKKLQNKLKKQRNKENRKKRKSEQVGNQYKDLLKTNEKRLTNNISNREEKEEEDIVFKIQENDELKKMFGESCKLLIGLDHENILEEKEKYIDENIEDDENIEDDGNSENNGNSENDENNESKKSVITFRDGNEGINMKLLMEEEEEEREEIEKRRKREFLKEMKNRNNGVIGKMTVKELKEKTNHPELVEIWDTTAEDPEFLVYLKSCLGSVRIPHHWNSKRRYLQGKKGLERPPYKLPHFIEETKIAEIRALLLEEESKMTMKQKQRRKIRPKLNRMDIDYQVLHDAFFIYSTKPHLTQFGDLYYEGKEFEFKFKNIRPGKLSQRLKDALGMQPNWPPPWLVRMQKYGPPPSYPYLRVPGVNSQIPNGCEFGFRPGEWGKPPLDDQGKPIWGLLPPIEDDDSNNSKNTNNLYSSTFDYWGEVEYDQFDDIEKSDDNQQVEVKEKQNHSTNILTKNTSVNITNEVSNISRTNNTSNYSQLVENHTEENNNTSISVTSNPFLFTQNQTIIRDNHKISNDSQADQSQKQPLYTILERNDIKMDNNSIFPSSFTYNYK; encoded by the coding sequence ATGaatgaattattacatGTTAGGGAAAAAATGGAAgtaaataaagaagatgaaaagaaaaaagtaataaatgaACCAATAATGAAGGTAAATGAGAGTCAAGAAGATTCTGTGAAtaagaataagaaaaaattggaatatAAAAAGTTACAAAATAAGTTAAAAAAGCAAAGAAACAAGGAAAATcgaaagaaaagaaagtcAGAACAAGTGGGGAATCAATATAAGGATTTGTTAAAAACAAATGAGAAAAgattaacaaataatattagtaatagagaagaaaaagaagaagaagatatagtttttaaaattcaagaaaatgatGAGTTGAAAAAGATGTTTGGAGAATCTTGCAAACTTTTGATTGGTTTGGATCACGAAAACATACTAGAGGAAAAGGAGAAATATATAGATGAAAACATTGAAGATGACGAAAACATTGAAGATGACGGAAATAGTGAAAATAACGGAAATAgtgaaaatgatgaaaataatgaaagtAAAAAGTCTGTTATTACCTTTAGAGATGGTAATGAAGGAATCAATATGAAACTATTAatggaagaagaagaagaggaaagggaggaaatagaaaaaagaagaaaacGTGAATTCttgaaagaaatgaaaaatagaaataatggAGTAATTGGTAAAATGACAGTTAAAGagttaaaagaaaaaacaaatCATCCAGAATTAGTTGAAATTTGGGATACAACAGCTGAAGATCCAGAATTTCttgtatatttaaaaagttGTCTAGGATCAGTTAGAATTCCACATCATTGGAATTCTAAAAGAAGATATTTACAAGGAAAAAAGGGTTTAGAAAGACCCCCATATAAACTTCCACattttattgaagaaacTAAGATTGCTGAAATTAGAGCTTTATTacttgaagaagaaagtaaGATGACAATGAAACAAAAACAAAGAAGAAAGATACGACCAAAGCTTAATAGAATGGATATTGATTATCAAGTTTTGCATGATGCTTTCTTCATATATTCAACTAAACCACATTTGACACAATTTGGAGATTTATATTATGAAGGAAAAGagtttgaatttaaatttaaaaatatacgTCCTGGAAAACTTTCACAACGTCTTAAAGATGCTTTAGGAATGCAACCTAATTGGCCTCCTCCTTGGTTGGTTAGAATGCAAAAGTATGGGCCTCCCCCTTCATATCCTTATTTAAGAGTACCTGGTGTTAATTCTCAAATTCCTAATGGTTGTGAATTTGGATTTAGACCAGGTGAATGGGGGAAACCTCCTCTTGATGATCAAGGAAAACCTATTTGGGGACTATTACCACCAATTGAGGATGAtgattctaataattcaaaaaataccaataatttatattcttcCACTTTTGATTATTGGGGAGAAGTCGAATACGACCAATttgatgatattgaaaagtCTGATGATAATCAGCAAGTTGAAgttaaagaaaaacaaaatcaTTCTACAAACATTCTTACTAAAAATACAAGtgttaatattactaatgaagtttcaaatatttcaagaaCTAATAACACTAGTAACTATTCACAATTGGTTGAAAACCATACTGAAGAAAATAACAATACATCAATTTCTGTTACTTCTAATCCTTTCTTATTCACTCAAAATCAAACCATTATTAGAGACAATCACAAAATTAGTAATGATAGTCAAGCTGATCAATCTCAAAAACAACCATTATACACAATACTTGAAAGAAATGATATAAAAATGGATAATAATTCCATCTTTCCATCATCATTTACctataattataaatag
- a CDS encoding protein with low complexity regions and an apicomplexan specific domain, which yields MESSKYKLLETGFWSEMPSKMKIESLKSQEISGVKQTSVETMHPIIGQDQWTNGMECLISSEGKDGNSIDSKDLDNSEGLVVVGGVIEQNKNEIIGGLGLESSVISMNNGFGGGNNDPLKSSDDLSIGLSPKRSKCMLNDGLELESAIATNGSGVAGGSCSAVGKSSLKWNGGGTGSNNGGIVTPCSGQDSSHIVTPPPPMNHSYRQLGSMNASTISTTPTRSIHHSAGVDVDLDLDVEIDEEEIVDDEADLNNQDEPNVGLSGSSRANSDVGGGSGNGGSGSGGSLFSGTQNGIFFIKKNNGGNGVNSHHHHHHNQGGSGGQTKPSGGLGVTQTSDQYKSGYKGVSWNKRMQSWLAFWTEGQRRRSKTFNSKIYGFDVARSEAIAFLKAKQSELQSIGQLPSKKSVQYIRSNMDELSSLKSMNGMYLSNMISGRNLNSIARPKFGGILKSQKGDMLCDYDDGHEGTSLSGIGAVIGNNETNEGLILDNLSGTNIVNNASSGNNNCNNGGNNSGNKVGSSAGNNGNGGVSNSISNGNGGSNFIGINSIKMGGGSNLGGDITNLGNMGHIHPLIGNNDLMSSLENKALINHKSLFSSYGGGLGGGDSGMVSGSNLVEKLGLSRVGVNGGVGTGGGYVGMIYDDTMNGGGMNGLGIIGGGTNAAAAAAVAAVAVASTGSSSSSSPLTVSGSTPGSSIVTSTSNSNSVSNIGPSTGTGTGTSSISTSNSNSNSNSSSNSNSSTIPILGGGNGGSTHNYYSLSDFKSMNPTSSINFYNSMTGGVGGGHGIGMGMGNRIIPGISPGVIHPKSTVSGGSSNVGNVVQMEAYDDASGLNKIAQGLFVGGSSVSGSGNPVGVLGGGHTSSAVTGVGGFAQGAAGGGQGIMNLTGGSLMGNVLMMSGNGTNGGGASGNCGGGGIGGGLEASNSVSSSTTATSLLQMALNTINDNSIKINNYLNNGVQQQQQQQKQQQQQQQQQQQQQQQQQQQQINGNGQLPGVRFEDSKLKSAGMDEAKQMVLNSTSSNHVNNLNGYSGVELNSGGASKGGGSTIIHSSGTKQVFDEHGKTVLMGGIASLSSSSSSSSSSSSSSSSSTSPASNSILPGTSGIPTPSTVASLLPSLASPLSTSQHQNLQQKKQQIHQNNHQQSSAMVSSISPTSQSSQLVSQTPSSSSSSSSSTNANNNTSKSIMGGDNNSSGISNNTIGNEGWSDVFQYNKLVSNSMNYTISSLNGGGICGNNDKGIEGSITTSDINNTLGNSNLLNAVSIFDSKMGDEKAEK from the coding sequence ATGGAATCATCAAAGTACAAGCTATTAGAGACAGGATTTTGGAGTGAAATGCCAtcaaaaatgaagataGAATCACTAAAATCCCAAGAAATTAGTGGAGTAAAACAAACAAGTGTTGAGACAATGCATCCAATAATAGGGCAGGATCAATGGACAAATGGTATGGAATGCCTAATAAGTTCAGAAGGAAAAGATGGAAACTCAATTGATTCAAAAGATCTAGATAATAGCGAAGGATTAGTTGTTGTAGGCGGAGTAATTGAACAAAATAAGAACGAAATAATAGGAGGATTGGGTTTGGAATCTTCGGTAATTTCAATGAATAATGGTTTTGGTGGAGGTAATAATGATCCATTAAAAAGTTCGGATGATTTAAGTATAGGATTGTCCCCAAAGAGGTCAAAATGCATGTTGAATGATGGTTTAGAGTTGGAGTCAGCAATAGCTACAAATGGTAGTGGGGTTGCAGGAGGTTCATGTTCAGCAGTAGGGAAATCTTCCCTAAAGTGGAATGGCGGAGGGACAGGTAGTAATAATGGTGGAATAGTGACACCATGTTCAGGCCAAGATAGCAGCCATATAGTGACTCCACCACCTCCAATGAACCATTCTTATCGACAACTTGGAAGTATGAATGCTTCAACAATATCAACAACTCCAACAAGAAGTATTCACCACAGTGCAGGGGTAGATGTTGACTTAGATTTGGATGTTGAAATAGATGAAGAGGAGATAGTTGATGATGAAGCAGATTTAAATAACCAAGATGAACCTAATGTTGGTTTGAGTGGAAGCTCTCGGGCTAATAGCGACGTTGGAGGCGGCAGTGGAAATGGAGGAAGTGGCAGTGGGGGATCATTGTTTAGTGGAACTCAGAACGGtatattcttcattaaGAAGAACAATGGAGGTAATGGAGTTAATAGTCACCACCATCATCACCATAATCAAGGAGGAAGCGGTGGCCAGACAAAGCCAAGTGGAGGATTAGGAGTGACCCAAACTAGCGATCAGTATAAAAGCGGATACAAAGGTGTATCTTGGAATAAAAGGATGCAGAGTTGGCTGGCATTTTGGACTGAGGGTCAAAGACGTAGAAGTAAGACTTTTAACTCTAAGATATATGGGTTTGATGTGGCTAGGAGCGAAGCAATAGCATTTTTGAAGGCAAAGCAAAGCGAATTACAGAGTATTGGTCAGCTTCCAAGTAAGAAATCAGTGCAATATATTCGTTCAAACATGGATGAATTATCATCTTTAAAGAGTATGAATGGCATgtatttatcaaatatgATTTCAGGAAGAAATTTGAATAGTATTGCGAGGCCAAAGTTTGGGGGTATTTTGAAATCGCAGAAAGGAGATATGCTTTGTGATTATGATGATGGGCATGAAGGAACTTCTTTAAGTGGAATTGGAGCAGTAATAGGAAACAATGAAACTAATGAGGGATTAATATTGGATAATTTGTCAGGTACAAATATAGTAAACAATGCTAGTAGTGGTAATAACAACTGCAATAATGGTGGCAACAACAGCGGAAATAAAGTTGGAAGTAGTGCTGGGAATAATGGTAATGGAGGAGTTAGCAACAGTATTAGTAATGGAAACGGTGGTAGCAattttattggaattaataGCATTAAGATGGGAGGAGGAAGTAATTTGGGGGGAGATATCACTAATTTGGGAAATATGGGCCATATTCATCCTTTGATAGGgaataatgatttaatgAGTTCATTAGAAAATAAGGCACTGATCAACCACAagtcattattttcatcatatGGGGGAGGACTAGGAGGTGGTGATTCGGGAATGGTTAGTGGCAGTAATTTAGTAGAGAAGCTGGGCCTATCAAGAGTGGGCGTGAATGGGGGTGTAGGAACTGGCGGCGGATATGTAGGGATGATATACGATGATACTATGAACGGAGGAGGTATGAACGGATTGGGAATCATTGGAGGAGGTACAAATGCAGCAGCAGCAGCGGCAGTAGCCGCAGTGGCAGTGGCTTCCACAGgatcatcttcatcttcatctcCTTTAACAGTATCAGGATCAACGCCAGGATCATCCATAGTAACATCAACttctaattcaaattctgtATCTAATATTGGGCCAAGCACAGGCACTGGAACGGGTACGAGTTCAATTTCtacttcaaattcaaattcaaattcaaattcaagttcaaattcaaattcctCTACAATACCTATTTTAGGTGGAGGAAATGGTGGATCTACCcacaattattattcactTTCAGACTTTAAATCTATGAATCCTACAtcatcaattaatttttataacTCCATGACAGGTGGAGTAGGTGGAGGCCATGGAATTGGGATGGGAATGGGAAACAGGATAATACCAGGAATATCACCAGGAGTGATTCATCCAAAATCAACAGTGAGTGGTGGTAGCAGCAATGTTGGAAATGTTGTTCAAATGGAGGCATATGATGATGCAAGTGGATTAAACAAGATAGCTCAGGGATTATTTGTTGGAGGATCTAGTGTAAGTGGTAGTGGCAATCCAGTTGGTGTACTTGGTGGAGGCCATACAAGTTCAGCAGTTACTGGAGTTGGTGGGTTTGCTCAGGGAGCTGCAGGAGGAGGGCAAGgaataatgaatttgacTGGAGGAAGTTTGATGGGGAATGTATTAATGATGAGTGGAAATGGAACAAACGGAGGAGGAGCTTCTGGAAATTGTGGGGGAGGGGGAATTGGAGGAGGTTTGGAAGCCAGTAATTCTGTATCATCATCAACCACTGCAACATCTTTACTACAGATGGCCTTGAATacaattaatgataatagtATTAAGATAAATAACTATTTGAACAATGGGGTACAACAGCAGCAGCAACAACAAAAACAACAACAGCAGCAACAACAACAGCAGCAGCAACAACAACAGCAACAGCAGCAGCAACAAATAAATGGGAATGGACAATTACCAGGGGTGAGATTTGAAGATTCGAAATTGAAATCTGCGGGAATGGATGAAGCCAAACAAATGGTTTTAAATAGTACTTCAAGTAATCATGtcaataatttgaatggTTATTCAGGGGTAGAGTTAAACTCAGGAGGAGCTAGCAAAGGTGGAGGGAGTACTATAATTCATTCTTCTGGTACAAAACAGGTATTTGATGAACATGGCAAAACTGTGTTAATGGGTGGGATTGCTTCattatcatcttcatcttcatcttcatcttcctcctcctcttcctcttcctcttcAACTTCTCCTGCATCAAATTCTATTCTTCCAGGTACATCAGGTATTCCAACTCCTTCAACTGTGGCGTCATTGTTACCATCATTAGCATCACCATTATCAACATCTCAACATCAAAATCTTCAGCAAAAAAAACAGCAAATTCATCAGAATAATCATCAGCAATCTTCAGCTATGGTATCATCAATTTCTCCTACATCTCAATCTTCTCAATTAGTATCTCAGACCCCATCTTCGTCATCTTCATCGTCATCCTCCACTAATgccaataataatacttcaAAGTCAATTATGGGAGgagataataatagtagTGGTATTAGCAACAATACTATTGGAAATGAAGGATGGTCAGATGTATTTCAGTACAATAAATTGGTTAGTAATTCAATGAATTACACAATAAGCAGTTTGAATGGAGGAGGAATATGTGGAAACAATGATAAAGGAATTGAAGGAAGTATAACGACATCTGATATCAATAATACTCTAGGGAATTCGAATCTTTTAAATGCAGTGAGTATATTTGACAGTAAAATGGGGGATGAGAAAGCTGAAAAATGA